In the genome of Diabrotica undecimpunctata isolate CICGRU chromosome 2, icDiaUnde3, whole genome shotgun sequence, the window gaaaaaaaattctaCCTGCATATCATGATATTTTAATGACCGAggtaaattcttaatttttttatttgttttcatttttgctttttatataatattagtTAACAATATATTTATCCGGTTGTTAAGGgaaattaaatcaatattaagataATTGTTCTAAAAATCTCATTCTTTAATGGGCATTTCAGCttttgtaatttgtattttaaGATCTGCGCAACTATCAGTAATAAACATCGTTAGTAGGTAAAAACATAGTATttcttatttttcaaaaaaatcttcCCTTCTCTTCGATAATGAATAAATAATTCTAGCAAGTTTACTAAGAGACTATACAAGGTAAGTGCGATTGTTTCTTCTCCTTTGGTTATATAATGGTTTGAAAGAAAAGTTAAATAtggttattatttttttcttatatttgttttatataaataactcCTTTGATATCTAGGATCCTATGAGTTTTCCTCATCTCTTAGTTAATTATAGAAAAGATAAGATGGCACCCTTCTCAAAAGCAAAGCTTGCCGTTGTGTAATAAAGACAGCCGTAACCATTGTGTACTAATTATTATTGTGTAAGCATTgtgtgttgtatttaaaaaaaccaaagtgactaatgatatcaAAAAACTGGTAAATCTCATCAACTCAACATTGCAAACATCAAATTTGAAATCTTCATATTGCAGAATACGCGTATCGCGGTTTTTGTACAATTCGGACCATCCATTTAAGATATAATTATGCGTTTCCAGACTCTTGGTCCACTGTCTAtatgtatttatgtattattGACTATCATTTGATTATATGTTTGGATTGATTTAGTTTCTaccaatatataaataaaaaatgcaatagattaattgctattaaaaaatatttatatactcATAATTAATCGGGCAACATTGTTTAATTTTCTATTGTGATATAACtgcattttttgtataaaataagtcTTGTTCTATGTGTATTGAATGGTTTTAAGTTATTCGCGTATAGCGCTTATATCGTTCCTTATGTAGTGTGtaattttttgataaataaaaaaaaacctgaaaaaaaggtaaaataatgaGAGTAAAACTGTTTTTATGTGCAAATCAGTAGGACATATAGTAAAATCCATCATAATGACTTTTTGGGTAGAACAAGAGACGAAGTCAAACAACTATCCTGTAAGTATTAATGGATTAACAGTcataaggaagatatttggacctattaacgaaaacataGTAGATATctaggtataaccatgaactctattAACTGTTCAAggaggcaccgatctcagaattcgttaaagtTCATGAGACTTCGATGGGCTAGTCATATGAGAATGGAGACCCAAAGATTACCAAAAAGAGCCCTACATAGTAAAATGCAGTGCGCAAGAACAAAAGGAATGTCACGGAAAAGGAGGATGtaaaaatttgctagacgtgagaacctggagaatatcggcgcgggaccggcaatgttggaggcatagtttggaggaggccaggGCCCGATTTAGACTGTAGCGCTATTGGAGAGAGAAAGACAGATGGATTAACAAGTGGAAGAGTTACACTTAAAGCTTCTTCTAAAAATTATCTAAGAGTATATTTACTACAAACGTGAGGAGAAAATAAGAGATAAACACtttaatattagaaattattgtgGCACAGGAAAGATTTTACACTCTATGTACGTTTTAGTTTGTCATTATCAAACGACTTTTGACTGTTATTACAAGGAAATTATATTGGAATTATCAATAATATGGCACTGAATATAAGAAAAACTAAAACACTTGCTAATCTATATTTGATTCAAGTTGTTTCTGTTTAAAGTGATTGAAAGATATTggaagaaatatatattttaaaaagggTAAGGCACAGTATGTACTTTCGGCATtgctgtaaataaatatatatatatatatatatatatatatatatatatatatatatatatatatatatatatttagggattcactgccttccctcgctcaaccgtttccatctctctctgttgtttcTCCATCGtatagtcctctcttactcatggcgtcgtctacttcgttcctccagcaTTTTCGGGGTCATTCTCTTTTCCTCGCTGTAAATGTATACTCCCAATTGATTTTTAAGGAAACCATGTAGAGTGACATATTCAAATCAAATAATTTATATTATCTCTTAATTACTTACCTTCTTTAAGAACAGTGTACTCGTTGTACACTGATGAAATTTCATGATTATCAGAAGCTTCTATGTCCATATCATCTTCAAAATATTCTTCCGGCTTATTTGCGTTAAGCTGTAACAACAAGTTTTCAGAAGCCAATGCAGATTTATTGAGAGCCCCAATTAGAAATTGCTCAATATCATGTCTGCCAGTTTGTTGAGCTATTATCATTGGTGTTATATCAAATTTACTATTTACATCCACCACAGCTCCATTACTGACTAGATGTGCCACTGCTTCATGATGGCCATTCTGGACTGCCCAATGAAGAGGAGTCATACCCAACTAAAAACGAAAAATATTTAGCTATAAAAAACTgcaattaaacagaatatatacATTGGCACCCTAGTTAGGCTGATGATACTTTTGATAATATGTATTTAGTTCATCGTCAAAAAATGGCCTTAAGATGGTTTCAAAACTCAATCTCTAAACTTAAAGTTTTCATGGAGATACAAACCAATTCATACTTATTTGCAATAACATAAAAAAGACAGAGAAACCATAAGGTCTttccaaaatatttataattgatTGACTCTTACGAAAAAAAATATAGGATATCCCAAAATTATTAACCCACAGCAAGAAGATGAAATTTTGGCTGAAGGAAATGCTGAAATAAGCACTTAGTTTATCAGCAATTAGTCAATCATCAGAATATTGCACAAGGAAAATTTTAACTCGCACCATTTTACACCTGTGCAAAATTTACTTCAGATATTATGCACCTAGACTTGAGTTTCGTCAATGATTAAGTAGGAAAACGAATAACAAAAATACATTTCTAAATAAATTATATGTAGTGACGAGGAAAACGTTAACCAAACGAGAACTTTTTAATTCACAAAATAATCAGGCccggaaaatcaaaaaactaTCATCATCAAGGCAGTACAAATccagaaacaaagaaaaatacaataaaatacatagGGAAATCCGAAAAAGAATTAAACTAGCAAAATACTGATGGCTACAAGAGTCCTGCGTAGAAATTTAAAGGCTGGAGCAATGATACGACAGTTTCGATTttcataaaaaactaaaagaattaacGGGTAAAAGCATAATTTACATACCAAACATCTTGCAAAACTCTAATGTtagaattttaagtgatattAAGCAGCGTTGTacataacattatttaaaaacgaTTGTAACAATGTGCATCGTCACCGTCCCGCCAACGGCCGTCCACACGCATTCCCACTGCCACGTTCCGCTTAAAGTGTTGATCTGAGACAGACCTGTTCGTTGGCTAAGTGTTGATTAGTTACTTCTCGTTCCTTGCCGAATCGAGTGTTGATCGTTCCGTCCAACTCTAACCCACACCATTCCTTTCCCCTACCCGTCACAAGATAAAAAGATCTATCATTACATAAAATCTAACAGAACACAGACCCACCGATTCTACTCTCAAAAAGGCAAAAGACCATCTACCAAGCGAAACGAAGAAAGGCTCCTAGTTCTGACAAAATACCTACAGGATTATTACAACTATTAGATAATGAAAGTGTTGCGATTATTACTTCCTTTTTTTAGAAGATATACACCAGTGGCAAATTTCTAGATAACTGGCTGGAATCAACAATTGTAACGATTTCCAAAAAAAGTATTGCTAAATAACATAGatatttataaacattttgtcttttgtttttaagTAAAAGGTAtaaagtcgactttacactacatgatttatcatgtgatttgtcatatgatctGGTCATGCAGTGAAAATTACATGTTTAAACTGTGTGATTTGTCATTTGATTTTGTCATAAGCAttgtcatgcggctcgtcatagcttgtcacaggagaataggacagtaCATATTCCACATGATAACATCATATGATTTTTGGTAATAATACTGGTAAcagcaacatatttaaatatcgcgcctcATTTCTTATGTCAATTAAGCGACATTCCCTTACTGACAGACAAcatcctttatttattttttgtttattgcaTTGATATTGAGCCTATTGTCTAATATGTGCTATTTtgtcatatttttcttttattatttatttagtttattttattcttagtttaatgtcttatagtcttcttagtcataattttagtttagtttctttattaattattttaaatttggtataatataagcactaaatttgatataccccGTCCACTATTTCTTCTTAAGAGCCACCTGCGAGGCCAAAGGtgtctgatctttttcttcttactattAACTGTACAGTTGTTGCCggcatattattattaaaagtaggGAAACCAATGCAAgcaaagatttattttccattataatagtttaaaaatctaatagttgttacctatactgtgtctaatatctttatgaccataaacaaaaagaaaaatcaacaaAACCTCATTGTCACTCATttcataagtcataacttatcattcaatgtaaacacgattttttaaaacatcatagaaacgaggaatcatcacaaatctcatatgatattgtcataatatgataaatcatgtagtgtaaagtcgacttaAGGCATGTCTATACAAGTTTTTACATCTGCCAGTGCTCCCACGAACGCTACATTAATTTTATTGTATAAGTAAATTCCAAAAAGTATATGTGTGAAGTAAAGTAGCATTgatcaaatgtaaaaaaaattaactatactattaaacaaaaatcaaaaacttttgttttttaatatcacTATAACGTTATATTATTACTACAATCACTAACTCTACGCTCCGTTTGAAtctgtaaaagtatataaattatcAACTCAATAATATACTCAAAAATATTCCCCCACTACTCTTTTTTTGATATATATAAACTGTTTCATTATTCTTATCGATTTGTATATAATATGCTGTATTAAATTAAATACTCACCAAATCTCTACAATTTATATCAGCTCCATGTGTGACTAATGCAGCAATAATATCTACATGGCCCTCATAAGCTGCCATATGTAAAGGGGTTCTATCGACTTTAGTTCTCGCATCTTTTGATATTCCTGCTCTAAGTAAAATTTCAGTTATCTCTAGATGGTTGTTTTGGGCTGATAAATGAAGTGGACTGGTACCCAACTGTaatgttataaaattattatttcacATTTTAATTTCTACCATAGTGAAATCATGAATATACAACCTGCTAAATGGTTAAAATGGTGGTTAATTTTGATGAACATCAGTTAAAACCAGAATTATTACAATTGATATTGGCAGAGATGGATATTGAGATGAGCATGTTTATGTGGAAGGAAGCCATTCAAAAGTGTAACAATTTCACCTGGCAAAATACTAATAAATTAATTAAGTAAATAGTATTTAGAGAAGCAAATATGTAATATGGAAcctgtaataattaacattggagataACAGTTCAGATTCTGAAGGTGATGAATATGAAATAtgagaaacaaaaaatatatgttcAAAATCTTGCAACAACATTATTGGAGCTAAATAATGTTtcattctttaaataattttactgttACCTAATACATCAATACACTATAACATTTTCCATTCTATTTATTTGATAATGTCAAATTTTCTAATATAATCCGTGATCAGAGCAGAAGCCACTTTCTGTCACTTGCTGTTGTGTGGAGTTAccacgggtaaagaaccatggactcaactgtatattatttttcttttgtaatggATATTGTGTTTATCAGGAAGCTAGATATGTATTAAGTTaaatttaagttaattttttggacttttattaatttcaaaactaccattttaaatcaaatataaatGCCCtgctataaataaaaaatttatttatctcattttttctAATTCTACTTCTGCATCATAATTGTCAGTTGTCACTAAATTAGGAAtctgcaaatatttttttaaatataaacccACATAAGTTTCACAAAAATATGTTATAAAATAAATCTAAGAAACTTTGgcagtaaaaataataaaaagtttttttccaAATATTTAGCGGTTTCCCATCTTATTAATTTAGATTGTAGTTTAGTAAAATCATAGTTTTTACTATCCTTACTACTAGTactaattcttaaattttttcatCTTGACTTTTTGTACATTCTTAAAATAGTAATGTTTTCCTCTCAATAtctataaaaacctttaaatatGTATCTATAATCACTcctatgttgtttttttttcttatcacaTATTGTTTCTCTTATCATTAAATTGTTCTTTGTGTACCCATTTTGCTTTCACTGAATATTATCTAATATGAAATTGAAAAGAACTGTTGACAAACAAAAAGGGTCTAatttgaaatataattgttaaaaacTAAGTATGTTGAAGttatacattaattttaattattatattaccCAATCAGCTGTAAAAGGAGCTCCTTTGGTTAATAATTGTTTCACTCTATCAATGTTTCCTTCACCTGCAGCTTTTAATAACTGCTTACCCAGTTCATTCACGGGCAAAGAATGTTTGGCTACTAGTTTTCCTTCAAATTTAATCTGGAAAttaaacacattagtagaataaaTAAATTCACGAGAACTTTCTACTTACAGGTATGAATTCCGCTAGTTCATTCCCAGATAATGTAATTGTGTTGCTGCCTTGGCCTGTTGTGGAAAGTATATATTTTGCTCTTTGTGTATTTTGGCCGTCTTCTACGACCCCACCAAACCTTATCATTTcctgaaataaataataaaacgtTCATTTTAATGTTTGTTTTGATGTTGAAGTAAGGTTAGGTAAAGATGTTTGGGTTTTTTGTTGGTAATAGACAACAGGAAAATCACCATCTTGAATTTTAAGAAGACAGAGTTTCCTCTTCCTGTGGGCAGCGGAAGTGAGACAATGCAGCAGCCATATCTATTGATTTTTTTCGAATATGGACTAAAATACATACTACTACTCACCCTATTTACGGTTAATTatcaattttaaacaaactatttaAGATTTCGTACAAATAAGCATGCTTGATTATTCGTAAACAGCGTCTTACTACTTTTTTCTGGTGCCCCATCTGTCGTCTGTCTTAGTAAACGCTATCAAATCAATGACGAAGACTACGCgggttatttaaatttattaattttaaaaataacatttcaaTAAGCCAAACAGTTATCAcgcaattatttttgtattaaagtttacttataatttaattataataggtAGGTATGCACATGTCatattaaattaagaaaatagtCAACTTTATATAGTGCAGTAAACTTGTGTTAAAATTAATTAGTCAAGGCAAAATCTTACGGTGTAGTACAGTCAAACTTAGGTAGAATAAGAAAAACAGATTTAAAACAGTTTGAGTGTTTGGTGTCGGATTTAAGTCCATTTGCCACTGTTTACCACTACCTCCCTtatctcattttttttttcatttatctgGCGTTCAATTACCTGTCTCTTATATTCCTATTTAATGACTTCGAATGAAATTTAACCAAAATAAATTATGTCAATAAAGGCATTGTCGGTGATataaatagttaacacataaatCTAAGAAAATTATCGACCGTGAAATGTGTCACCCAAGAGAACAGTCAAATAATGTACATAAGTACATTAGTGActagttcttcttctttctattctCTCCTTTCTGAGGTTGTATATTATTAAGGCTATTCGATATTTTGTTAATAAGGCTTCTAAACAGACCGTCTGTGGTGCAACCAAACCACtgtcttaaatttctcatccaggacattcttctgaGACCCGGATTCCTTCGTCCTTCAATCTTTCCTGCATTATATTTTGTTAGTCCTACAAATAATTTTATCGGACATTAtttttagcaaattaaattgtctacaactttatttctactacttttaatcgtaaaatggaaaataaaaaatttataagcAAAAATAACTAAAAGTTTTGGAACACATTTTCTTTTGAGGCTTATAACTTTTTCTTTTTGGTAagtttacaataaaatgacatcAGAGCAATAGCATAGagggttttttataaaataattttcactacaaatttgtttattttcattattttctctatttATATTTCATTTCTCTGGATTTTAAAGCGCTCCGAAATTGGCCAGGTTCTTGAATGTTCGCCATCTTGGAATAAGGGGTTCAAAGGGTTTTCGCCCTGTATCTCCTAAACTAGCAATCctacagaaaattttatcagacacTATTAGTAGCAAATTAGATTGTctacaaatttgtttttattactttttatgataaaatggaaaatgaaaaagttattaataaaagtaactaaaaattttggaacaaattttcttttgggacttataacttttttctggtaattttccaataaaatgaTATTTGAGCAATATCATAGAGGGTTTTTCatagaataattttcactacaaatttatttaatttaaatcaatttattcttTTCTTAACATTCCTATGTTATTATTAACTTATTATCGACCCATTTCGCCACCACAAAACTTATCCTACCTCGTGCGCTTGCGTCGCACAAAAAATCACCAATAGACAGAGATAAAGTTTAATAAGAGCACCGTACTAATATTATTCCCagataaatttcttggtaatgaaaagaacaaaacaaacttaataaACGATCTCAAAACTGGTCTATCAGAAGTGGGTTTTAGTATCGACCAGGTTGAATTTGATGCAGATACAGTCATCATCCGTTCTGCGCTTGCCGCTTCCAAGCCTATTTATGATTCTGTGACTGTCGTAGCAGAGGACATTGACAATATTGTCTTGCTCACGGCATtagcacagaataataaacaattgttATTATTTATTCTGTGGCATTAGGAAGAGTGTAGTCCAATGTTGTATGTCCAATTGTTTAAACCATCAAAAGAATGTAATCGCGTCAATTATACTGTTCTTCAAGTTTTATATACGGCGACGTCATTGCAGAAAATTTACTGTTTCTCCATGCTTTTTCAGGATGCGACACAACATTATTAGATCGGCAAACTTAAATTCATCAAAATTCTAACCAATTCTAACTTCCGTTCTTTCGCCAATATTCACCTTCGATACGGAATTAGATCCAGAACCGCAGCCTGgaacataaaaaaaaatgaaaaaaacaatagctggaaaacaactttttaaatatataattatgatCAATATTATCTCGCCTGGAAATGGTCAATAAATTAGGCCTATTGTAATGGGGATATTACTTAAAAAACGCTCGTCCAGACTCTATCTCATAGGTGGTCGGAAAAAAGTCGATAATTAACTAATAATACCATTggaatgttaacaaaataataaattatatgaataaaaaaatacataattaaaaactAAACTTAGTGGTTCGTTTTTATCGTGTTCTTATGAGTCAAGAACCTGGTCAACTTCAGAGTGCTGTAAAATgcagagaatttaataaaattaaacacattAATAGTGAAAATTATTCGTTGAAAACCCTCCAAAATATTGCTTGATgtctttttattgaaaaaaatcaaagaaaaaaagttataaggcccaaaagaaaatttgttcaaaactttttggttatttttgtttaaatttttttatttcccattttaccataaaaattaatccaaataaagttgtagacaatttaattttctactttCTCCGGTCAATTGCGCAGCGCTGTAAAATCCAAAGAAATTAATGCAATTAAACAAATTTGCAGTGAAAATTACTCTCTGAaaaaccctctataatattgggttgatgttattttattgtaaaacgaccagaaaaaagttataaggcccaaaaggatatttgttcaaaattttatttttgttatgcctttttattttcaattttacgacaaaaagtaatagaaataaagttgtagaaaatttaatttgctacaaataatattttataaaattttctgtagggttTCTAATTTACGAGATATAGCGCGAAAACGCCTTTCCCCCTTTTTCTAAGATGGCGGCCGGGGACAAGGGTGGCGACTACACAAACTTGAACTTATTATTATACTAGCCACCCCacatatcaaaaaaataaaattgcgtcctctcaaaaatgtaatctcgatgtaacttttcaatggacttatttttattgcttttaatatTCGTCCATAGCACTACATCTAGAATCTAGAAACTCTCTACGCTTTTTATATTATTCTGTTTGAGATGCTTCCACACTGTATAAAacagttttttcatttttaagaAAATGGACCTAGCAATTTGAAAGGTTCTTTGATTTCAATATTTTGATCACTTGCCTCGTTAACTCCCAGGTAATTGTAATTGTTCACCGTTTAAATGCGGTTATTTATAGTAATGTTCCTGACGAATTGGATTTTTTACTAAAGATCATATACTTATAAGTCATAGTTATTGCATACTCTATTCATATTCTCTAGTAAAAGTTGAAGCTCTTCCGAAGTTCTTGCCAACAGTACactatcgtctgcatatctaatgttatttatCCACATCCACAAAGTTGCTATCATCcagtcctcacagacacttcgtctaaggactatTAACCCCAGTGGAGTCATACGTTGCCATGTGATCAATTccttttataacttaaacatcatagtttttaaatatcaaagatgtaatttaacgttaatcaaactacatttaaagagtttttacccacataagtggcttcaaacatgtacatccagatagcactgatgattgaatagttattccgaaaacgttctgtgatgtagcccaatagggttttttttttttattaatataccttgtataaaggaaattttttaaataaaaattcatttGCATTGATAAAACTCTCTGGCAAATGTGTTCACTATAGACGTTAAACAGTAGTGGCGACAATATATTTCCCTGTCTCACTCGCCGTGTTGCTCTTATTAGTCTAAAACTTCACTTTCTATTCTTATATTTCCCTGCCGATTCGAATATAAATTCAGGATTATTCTCAGATTTTAATCATCTATGCCTTTGCTCACAAGAATATCTTTGAGTAAATGGTGACAAACCctgtcaaaagccttttcgaAGTCTATGAAATGGGCGTGTATCTCTTGACTGACGAACATTAAGTGCAAACATAATTTCTCTAGTGCTTAGCCCTGTTCTGAATCCTCACTATGTCTCGGCAATATTAAGTTCCAGCTTTCTGTAAACACGTTTTGACTGATTTTTAGAAACACCTTAAGCAAATGATCAGTATAAACGAGTTTGTTCGGTGATCGGAACATTCTTCTGCATTATAATCATAATTATTAGCTGTATTATCATTATTGTCGGCATTATAATGAACGTGGATAGCAGCCATTCTTGAGGAATAATACCAGTATTGAATATGATGTTGAACAGATGTAATACCTACTATTGTAATATAGTTGTCGTTCATGAGTTTTAGTGTAAAGACACAATCATCGGTTTAACGGAAGCGTTAAATGCATCGGTGCCCGAGTCGATGCATCATGTATTGAATTATAATTAATGGTGTAAAACATACACAGCGGTTCTAACCGCCTCGTTTTCCAAAGCAGTTTTAAAACAGAGTCGGTTGGTGGTAGATGTCTGGAATCGCATCTGTTTTAAAAACGAGAGGCGTTTGGTGTTTATTGTGTTTTGCTAACACTGTACACACGCGCGCGTTTTTGTCTCGGTTTTTGAATTTTAGAAATGGCTGGAGAAAAATTTGATGTACGTAGTGACGTACATACGTGATGTATGTAGTTTAAAACCGATCAGCACTTTGGGATATGAGGAAGAGTGAATATAGTGATAGTGCTAAGAATTTATTTGTTTACCGGATATTTATTACCAATTTTGTCTCTGGTGTTATTGATTTTCTCATACGTGTATCACTCTTTGTTAGCCTTTCTTGGCAAATTGTGAGCAACTCATCAAAAGAATCTCGCGAGATCCtagtaaagttaaaaaaaatttcatcatCTTGTTGTACTTCAACAAACAACGTATGAAAATGCCCTGTTTGTTCCCTTTCTTTGATAATTGAATGTATCCACATTCtacgtttttgttgtttttttcttgtaaaattttcaaCGCATGTACAATACTGACAAATACAATATGCATTCCATCTCGAAAACCCTATCGAACTCTGTCTGCACAAATCGTGTTTAAAATCACTACCGACTCGTTAAACGCTTCGGTTAAAACCGCTGTGTGTCTTTA includes:
- the Atac3 gene encoding uncharacterized protein Atac3 isoform X2 codes for the protein MIRFGGVVEDGQNTQRAKYILSTTGQGSNTITLSGNELAEFIPIKFEGKLVAKHSLPVNELGKQLLKAAGEGNIDRVKQLLTKGAPFTADWLGTSPLHLSAQNNHLEITEILLRAGISKDARTKVDRTPLHMAAYEGHVDIIAALVTHGADINCRDLLGMTPLHWAVQNGHHEAVAHLVSNGAVVDVNSKFDITPMIIAQQTGRHDIEQFLIGALNKSALASENLLLQLNANKPEEYFEDDMDIEASDNHEISSVYNEYTVLKEVPDEDEEEETEQERIEKENEQLIQNVTVDPSILNSSLKILEEHGITMLQNDENDDGNILNSVMESGHSVVLTEVGKEVLNSVKQSEMKKQPPVLHLEKKIVTVTPEQFLSMANNSKMSGLQNLKVIPTRGPYKRVMMKKNKLIPISTSTISEEMIQLSNGNKEIHVPNRSIENPVKQLELVSRQLAEAKKTIEEYKIKLRRKEQEAERYKLQLKLLMDNR
- the Atac3 gene encoding uncharacterized protein Atac3 isoform X1, whose protein sequence is MIRFGGVVEDGQNTQRAKYILSTTGQGSNTITLSGNELAEFIPIKFEGKLVAKHSLPVNELGKQLLKAAGEGNIDRVKQLLTKGAPFTADWLGTSPLHLSAQNNHLEITEILLRAGISKDARTKVDRTPLHMAAYEGHVDIIAALVTHGADINCRDLLGMTPLHWAVQNGHHEAVAHLVSNGAVVDVNSKFDITPMIIAQQTGRHDIEQFLIGALNKSALASENLLLQLNANKPEEYFEDDMDIEASDNHEISSVYNEYTVLKEEPEEYEDDNQDIEVIESSEDVPVPDEDEEEETEQERIEKENEQLIQNVTVDPSILNSSLKILEEHGITMLQNDENDDGNILNSVMESGHSVVLTEVGKEVLNSVKQSEMKKQPPVLHLEKKIVTVTPEQFLSMANNSKMSGLQNLKVIPTRGPYKRVMMKKNKLIPISTSTISEEMIQLSNGNKEIHVPNRSIENPVKQLELVSRQLAEAKKTIEEYKIKLRRKEQEAERYKLQLKLLMDNR